In Octopus bimaculoides isolate UCB-OBI-ISO-001 chromosome 14, ASM119413v2, whole genome shotgun sequence, the following are encoded in one genomic region:
- the LOC106873397 gene encoding uncharacterized protein LOC106873397, protein MSPSKKAKNKPFFQSLYSSKNSKKTEETKSKAGKSVQARTAATTAPAPEDRGRPGKKSSSTFVRQRKRSASPFQRFLKRRKDDWSVSKIPVKKKISSPTNASVSLVTCAKKKGNDVSVVVSPVKRKQSSHDNQLQVYPQTVPLATAEDSDSDSDQSDAGFSTISGGTVIFVPPKQRADLSGETFEKGLKGSINKALSKRDLVLCDHSVKGRNPLESSVSLRTRSRSVDNEHDLGSSHLQSKRSRSASEAKGTHRPNARASFKVTNETKKILQRAQVPSENLIQPGIISSTPNTPSVDKIHSVRRASSANETLQQSSVKEHAVRRTASMAVHKQNSSLPVLKSNILKTRMMLQNQQQNMNTRPSPSWCRPVNEGSATKPLLKRNISEADHFCKTPKCTRLRRISNPLPASPTSSTPVSSRRKTEYKQMIKACLNSPNLHKNSFPPETKMPESELAKINFDYLSNQQDMLLYQLRSIEKSFKELPVPKPPKMEIDLEEPPEINHRGKENNSVFLSPAPIIKYRRERLPMESIDTEDGDLGTHETGNHLNESPHTLQSNTQSRPRVITSEEEVPIIYVRKDPKPLPQIQSIGVHFKHPKRVTPHILSYYKYARFNV, encoded by the coding sequence AAGActgaagaaacaaaatcaaaggCAGGGAAGTCGGTTCAAGccagaacagcagcaacaacagcacctGCACCTGAGGACCGCGGTCGCCCAGGAAAGAAATCTTCCAGTACTTTTGTTAGACAACGGAAACGAAGTGCAAGCCCCTTTCAGCGTTTCCTGAAGAGACGCAAAGATGATTGGTCTGTCTCCAAAATTCCTGTGAAGAAGAAAATATCTTCCCCAACAAATGCTTCTGTTTCTCTGGTGACTTGTGCGAAAAAAAAGGGCAATGATGTCTCCGTAGTGGTATCCCCTGTCAAAAGAAAGCAATCAAGTCATGACAATCAGTTGCAAGTTTACCCCCAGACAGTTCCActagctacagcagaagacagtGACTCTGATTCTGACCAATCAGATGCTGGCTTTTCCACTATTTCTGGTGGCACAGTTATTTTTGTCCCACCTAAACAACGTGCTGATCTGTCTGGAGAGACCTTTGAGAAGGGTTTAAAAGGAAGCATCAACAAAGCTCTTAGCAAAAGAGACCTTGTACTCTGTGACCATTCTGTCAAGGGCAGGAATCCTTTGGAATCATCAGTTTCACTCCGTACTCGATCTCGGTCTGTTGACAATGAGCACGATCTGGGGTCTTCACATCTGCAAAGCAAGCGTTCACGCAGCGCTTCGGAAGCAAAAGGAACACACAGGCCAAATGCGAGAGCGAGTTTTAAGGTGACAAATGAAACCAAAAAGATTTTACAAAGAGCTCAAGTACCGTCTGAAAATCTCATCCAACCAGGAATTATTTCTTCAACTCCAAACACACCATCAGTCGATAAAATCCATTCTGTGCGACGAGCATCATCAGCTAACGAAACTTTACAGCAGAGCAGTGTCAAAGAGCATGCTGTACGTCGTACAGCATCAATGGCTGTACACAAACAGAACTCATCTCTGCCTGTATTAAAATCCAACATCTTGAAGACACGAATGATGctacaaaatcaacaacagaacATGAATACTAGGCCATCACCATCATGGTGTCGTCCTGTTAACGAAGGTTCGGCAACGAAGCCGTTGCTGAAAAGAAACATCTCTGAAGCAGATCATTTTTGCAAGACACCAAAATGTACAAGACTTCGTAGAATTTCCAACCCACTTCCTGCCTCACCCACATCCAGCACCCCAGTCAGTTCACGTCGGAAAACTGAATACAAACAAATGATCAAGGCATGTCTCAACTCCCCAAATCTGCACAAAAATTCATTTCCTCCTGAAACCAAGATGCCCGAATCAGAATTAGCAAAAATCAATTTTGACTACTTGTCTAATCAACAGGACATGTTACTGTACCAACTGAGAAGTATCGAAAAGTCGTTCAAAGAATTACCTGTACCGAAACCACCGAAAATGGAGATAGATCTAGAAGAACCTCCTGAAATAAACCATCGGGGTAAAGAGAACAATTCGGTTTTCCTAAGCCCCGCTCCAATCATTAAGTACAGACGAGAGCGATTGCCCATGGAAAGTATTGATACTGAAGACGGCGACTTGGGGACACATGAGACTGGAAACCATTTGAACGAAAGTCCTCACACGCTGCAGAGCAACACACAATCACGGCCCCGGGTGATTACTTCAGAGGAAGAAGTGCCAATTATATATGTGCGGAAAGACCCCAAGCCTCTCCCACAAATACAGTCTATTGGGGTACATTTCAAGCACCCTAAAAGGGTCACACCCCATATTCTGTCCTATTATAAGTATGCAAGATTTAACGTATGA